The nucleotide sequence GTCATCGGCGCGCTGGCGTCGCGGCCGGAGCTGGCCAGGCGGGTGTCGCAGATCGACGTCGCCGATCTGCATGACGCCGTCGTGATCCTGGATGACGACACCGCGCTGCTGCGGCTGGGCGACACCGACTTCACGGCGCGCCTGCAGCAGTACCTGGACCTGCAGCCGGCGTTGCGCGAACGGATGGCGGGCATCGATTACGTGGATTTGCGATTCGACGAGCGGTTGTACGTGCGTCCGGTCAAGGCGTTGCCGGCGCAGGCAAGACGGTAGAGGACGGGGAGGTATCGGTGGCACGACAGGAACGCTACGTAGTGGGGCTCGACATCGGCACGACCAAGGTCTGCACCGTGGTCGGCGAGATGCTCGAGGAAGGCGGCGTCGATGTGATCGGCATCGGCATGGCCGAATCGAAGGGCCTCAAGCGCGGGGTGGTCGTCAACCTGGAGGCTGCGGTTGAGTCGATCAAGAAGTCGATCGAAGAAGCCGAGCTGATGGCCGGCGTCGAGGTCGGCTCGGTGCACCTGGCGATCAGCGGCCCCCACATCAAGGGCTTCAACAGCCGCGGCGTGGTGGCGGTGGCCGGCAAGAACCGCGAGGTCACGCGCGACGACGTGCGCCGGGCGATCGACGCGGCCCGCGCGGTATCGCTGCCCGCCGGCCGCGAGATCCTGCACGTGCTGCCGCAAGACTTCGTGGTCGACGAGCAGGAAGGCATCGGCGCGCCGGTCGGCCTGACCGGGGCGCGGCTCGAGGTCAACGTCCACATCATCACCGGCAGCCAGACCGCGACGCAGAACCTGGTCGCCTGCGTCAACCGCGCCGGCGTCGAGGTGATCGACACTGTGATCGGCCAGCTCGCCGCGTCGGAGACGGTGCTGACGCCCGACGAGAAGGAGCTGGGCGTGGCGGTGGTGGACATCGGCGGCGGCACCGCCGATCTCGCCATCTTCGAGCGCGGCAGCCTGTGGCACACCGCAGTGATCGCGGTGGGCGGCGATCACTTCACCAACGACATCGCGGTGGGTCTGCGCACGCCGATCCCCGATGCCGAGAAGGTCAAGCGGCGGGCGGGCTGCGCGCTGTCGTCGATGGTCGAGGAAGACGAGACCATCGAGGTGGCCAGCGTCGGCGGCCGGCGGCCGCGCGTGATGGCGCGGCGCATCCTGTCCGACATCCTGCAGCCGCGCGCGGAGGAAATGTTTCACCTGATCTGGGACGAGATCAGCAAGGCCGGCTACGAGAAGTCGCTCAATTCCGGCCTAGTGCTGACCGGCGGCGGCGCCCAACTCGAGGGCATGTCGGAAATCGCCGAGCAGATCTTCGACCTGCCGATCCGGCGCGGCAGCCCGGCCGGCGTCGGCGGCCTCGCCGACCACGTCAGCAACCCGTCGTTTGCCACCGCGGTGGGCCTGGTGCTGTACGCGGCGCGCCATCGCGGGCCGGCGGGCAGCACCAGCGGCGGCGGCGCGCTCACCCGCGTGATGGGACGGCTGCGCACGGTGTTCAAGGAATTTTTCTAGTTCGGGATCCGGGATCCGGGACCCGGGACAGACAGTTCGATTCGAAACGGTTACACGGAGGAGGCACGATGGCGGATCAGGATGGCTTCGAGGCGCTGCGGCTCACGCTCGATGAAGAAGCGCGCATGGGTGCGCGAATCAAGGTGATCGGCGTCGGCGGCGGCGGCAGCAACGCCGTGTCGCGCATGGTGCAGGCGGGCATCTCGGGCGTGGAGTTCATGGTGGCCAACACCGACGCCCAGGCGCTCAAGGCCAATCCGGCGCCGGTGAAGATCCAGATCGGCGGCAAGCTCACCAAGGGGCTGGGCGCCGGCGCGGATCCGAACGTCGGACGTCAGGCGGCGCTCGAAGACACCGACGCCCTGATCCAGGCGCTGTCGGGCGCCGACATGGTGTTCGTGACCACCGGCCTCGGCGGCGGCACCGGCACCGGCGCGGCGCCGGTGATCGCCAGCCTCGCCACCGAACTGGGCGCGCTCACCATCGCCGTGGTCACCAAGCCCTTCAAGTTCGAGGGCAAGAAGCGCTTCCGGCAAGCCGAGGCCGGCCTCGACGCGCTACGCGACGCCGTTGACACCGTGATCACGATCCCGAACGAGCGCCTGCTCGCGGTGATCGATCGCAACACCTCGATGCTCGACGCCTTCGTCACCGCCGACGACGTGCTGCGGCAGGCGATCCAGGGCATCTCGGACCTGATCCTGGTGCCGGGCCTCATCAACCTCGATTTCGCCGACGTCAAGACCATCATGTCGGGCATGGGCGTGGCGATGATGGGCACGGCCATGGCCGAGGGCCCGACGCGCGCCGTCGACGCCGCCAATCGCGCCATCTCGAGCCCGCTGCTCGAAGACGCCTCGGTCAAGGGCGCGCGCGGCGTGATCATCAACGTGACCGGCGGTCCCGACATGTCGCTGATGGAAGTCAACGAGGCGCTGACCATCATCCAGGAATCGGCACACGAAGACGCCAACATCATCTTCGGCGCGGTGGTCGACAAGGCGCTCACCAACAAGGTGAAGATCACCGTGATCGCCACCGGCTTCGACCACGTCAAGACCGACCGCTCGACGCCGGCCAACGCGCCGATGCAGACGCCGGTGGACATGTCGGCCTACTCGTCGCACCTGCGCGTGGACATCCAGCCGCCCATCGTTCAGCCGCGCGCGTCGATCGTGCGGAGGCCGGCGCTGGAGCTGCCGATGGCGTCGGCCCGGCCGGTCGCGGTGGGGCAGAACGGCGGCGACATCCCGCTCGCCGATCCAGCCGGACCGGTCGGCGAGTTCGACCTCAATCTCGACCTTGACGTGCCGGCCTTCCTCCGGCGGAGCGAAGGGTAGGCCTGATACAGTAGATGGATCCAGGGGAGCCGCGAGCGCCGCCGGCGCAGCGACAGCTCGACGACCCCTTGGAATCCACATGAAGCCCAGGCCACAGCGCGAGATCGCACGGGAAATCCTTTCCAAAGAAGTTGGCTACGTGTCCAAGCCGCACGCCGGCCGGCTGCGCGTCGCCCTGATCTTCCCCAACTCGTACTTCGTCGGGATGTCGAATCTCGGCTTCCAGACCATCTACCGGCTCTTCAACGATCAGCCCGACATCGTGTGCGAGCGCGCGTTCCTGCCGCCGAAGCAGGAACTGGCCGCCCTTCGCGAGTCCGGCGCGCGCATCGTCACGCTCGAGTCGCAGACCCCGGTGGCGGATTTCGACGTCATCGCCTTCTCGGTGTCGTTCGAGTGGGACTACACCAACGTCCTGACCCTGCTCCGCCTCGCCGGCGTGCCGTTGCGCGCCGCCGACCGCGACCATACCCACCCGCTGGTGGTGATCGGCGGCGCGGTGACGTTCGTGAACCCGGAGCCGCTCGCGATGTTCGCGGACGTGATCGCGGCGGGCGAGGGCGAAGCGCTGGTGCCCGCGCTGGTGGGCGCGATGAGCACCTCCTCGCGCAGCGAGCAGTTGAAGCGGCTCGCCCAGGCCCGCGGCTACTACATCCCGTCGTTCTACGACGTCGAGTACGCGGCCGACGGGACCATCGCCCGTTACCTGCCGCGTGAGGGCACCGGCGCGCCGCCGGTGGTGAAGAAGGCGGCGATCAAGACCACCGACGCGGTCGACCCGCCGAGCACCACCATCTTCACGCCCGACACCGAGTTCGGCTCGCGCTTCCTCATCGAGGTGGTGCGCGGGTGCGCGAACCTGTGCCGGTTCTGCTGGGCGGGCTACAACTACCTGCCGGTGCGCGCGTTCCCGACCGACCGCATCCTGGCCCTGGCCCAGGCCGCCCGCGCGCACTCGTCGAAGGCCGGCCTGGTGTCGATTGCACTGTGCGATCACCCCGACATCGAGCACATCCTCCGCAGCCTCCGTGACATGGGCTACTCGATCAGCCCGGCGTCGTTGCGCCTCGACGACCTCACCCCGACCATCGTCTCCCTGCTCAAGGAGAGCGGCGAGCGGACGCTGACCATCGCGCCCGAAACCGGCTCCGATCGCCTGCGGCGCGTGATCAACAAGACGGTGACCAACGCCGAGATCCTCGCCAGCGCCGAGCTGATCTTTTCGAGCGGCATCGAAAGTCTCAAGCTCTACTACATGATCGGCCTGCCCACCGAAGACGATGACGACCTGGTCGCCATTCGCGACCTGACGCTGCAGATCCACGAGATCATGCTGAAGTACGCCCGCCCGCGTGGACGGATCGGCCGCATCGTCGCCAGCGTGAACCCGCTGGTGCCGAAGCCGGGCACCGCCTTCGAGCGGCTGCCGATGGAGCGCACCGACGTGATCGAGCGCAAGATGAAACGCTTGCGCGCGCTGGTCGCCGACGTCGACAACGTCTACTTCAACATCAAGAGCGAGCGCCATTCGTACTACCAGGCGCTGCTGTCACTGGGCGACCGCCGCATTGCCCCGGCGATTGAACTCGCCGAGGCCAACGGCGGCCAGTGGCGGCGGGCGCTCGCCGATGCCGGCCTCGACGGCGACTTCTACATCTACCGCGACCGATCGAACGACACGGTGCTGCCGTGGAGCATCATCGACGGCGGCATGAAAGACACGTTCTTCCGCGCCGAGTTCGACAAGTCCACTCGCGCCGAGTGGACCCTGCCGCCCAAGCGCGCCAAGGAGAACGTGCGCCTGCTGCCGGTGCTGAGCTAATGGTCCGGCTCAAGCCGGACGCTACATTCGACACGACAGCAGACGCCGCCGCCCCGCCAGTCAGCTCGCCACCGCGGCCTGGGCTTCGTATTCCGAATACGCCTGCAGCACCAGCTCCCGCACCTTTTCCTGCGAGTTCGGATCGTTCACCGGTCGCAGCAGCGCGAAGCTGCGCCGCTCGCCGTTCACAGAGTAGGTCCGGGCGGGGAAGGTGACGTTCCGTCCCACGCCGGTCCGGCGCTCCCACACGGCAAACCCGAGGAGCCTGAGCCCCTGCAGTTCGCCATCGGTGAAATGCACTTCGGCGTCGGCCAGCTTCCCCGACGGCGCGCCCTTGTCGTTCGGCATGATCTTGACCACCATGGTTCACTCCAGTCCACGAGTCCGCTGCCGGACCCGTCCGTTGCGTTTGTTCACAGCCGGTGAGATATCAAGGGCGATGCCACCGCGAAACCGCCGGAATCAGGCGCAATCCTCGTGGGCGATTTCCCCGGATGACAACCGCAGTTGCGCCGTCGCCTGGGCGATTCGATGAACCTGCCGGTTCCCGATCCCGCATTTCGTTGGACCGCAGAGCCTTGGGGGCCCGCGCTGCGATGCGCGCCGCTCGAGGCGATCGCGCAACACGCGTTTACGTCACGGCAACTGCAGTTACCGGCCGATGACCGGTGGGCGGCGGCCGCGGCATCCGTCGGCGGGTGGCGGGAACAGGTGAGGCGCGTGAAGCAGGTCCACGGCAGCGTGGTTCGGGTGCTGCAGCGTGGCGACATGCGAGACGCCGGGCCAGGGGCCCGGCCCGACGGCGATGCCATCGTCTCGAATGAGGCCGGCCTGGTGCTGGCCGTGATGGTCGCCGACTGCGTTCCCATTCTGGTGGCGGACCGCAGTTCGGGTGCCGCGGGCGCCATTCATGCGGGCTGGCGCGGCACCTGCGCACGCGTAGGGCCGGCCGCCGTTGAAGCCATGCGCCTGCGTTTCGGCACGGAGCCATCCGACCTCGTCGCGGCGATTGGCCCGAGCATTGGACCTGACGACTACGCAGTGGGGGAGGCGTTGATTGAGTCGTTCCAGAAGGCCGGGCACGCCGCCGGCGATCTCGCCAGGTGGTTCATCCGCCGCGACTCACAGTTGCGTCTCGACCTCTGGTCCGCTAATCGCGATCAGTTGATCGACGCCGGCCTGCAGCCCGAACAGATCTTCACGTGCGGACTCAGCACGCTGGCCCACACCGACGTGTTCGATTCGTTTCGATCGGAAGGCGAACGGGCCGGGCGCATGGCTGCCCTCGTCGTCGTGCCCAAGCAGGCAATCGGCTGACGGCCGGCGTGGCCATCGGCGCCGGCCCGCGCGCGTCAGGCGTTGCGCTTCAGGAAATCAACGAGGAGCGTGCTCAAGGCGTCCGCCTGCTCCTGCTGCACCCAGTGCCCGGCGCCGTCCACCAGGAGCGTGCCCTGGTACTTCGTCGTCAGGTTCCTTTCGAGGCGCTGGATCGCGCCCGGGTTCTGATGGACGCCCCAGTCCTGCTTGCCGCCCATGAACGTGGCTGGCACGTCGATCGTCCGTCCGGCAAATAGCTGCAGGTCGTCGGCGCCGGGGCTTCCCCGGTAACCATTCAAGCCGCCCTGGAAGCCGGTGCGCCCATATTCCTCGACGTAGACGCGCAACTCT is from Vicinamibacterales bacterium and encodes:
- a CDS encoding radical SAM protein yields the protein MKPRPQREIAREILSKEVGYVSKPHAGRLRVALIFPNSYFVGMSNLGFQTIYRLFNDQPDIVCERAFLPPKQELAALRESGARIVTLESQTPVADFDVIAFSVSFEWDYTNVLTLLRLAGVPLRAADRDHTHPLVVIGGAVTFVNPEPLAMFADVIAAGEGEALVPALVGAMSTSSRSEQLKRLAQARGYYIPSFYDVEYAADGTIARYLPREGTGAPPVVKKAAIKTTDAVDPPSTTIFTPDTEFGSRFLIEVVRGCANLCRFCWAGYNYLPVRAFPTDRILALAQAARAHSSKAGLVSIALCDHPDIEHILRSLRDMGYSISPASLRLDDLTPTIVSLLKESGERTLTIAPETGSDRLRRVINKTVTNAEILASAELIFSSGIESLKLYYMIGLPTEDDDDLVAIRDLTLQIHEIMLKYARPRGRIGRIVASVNPLVPKPGTAFERLPMERTDVIERKMKRLRALVADVDNVYFNIKSERHSYYQALLSLGDRRIAPAIELAEANGGQWRRALADAGLDGDFYIYRDRSNDTVLPWSIIDGGMKDTFFRAEFDKSTRAEWTLPPKRAKENVRLLPVLS
- the ftsZ gene encoding cell division protein FtsZ, producing the protein MADQDGFEALRLTLDEEARMGARIKVIGVGGGGSNAVSRMVQAGISGVEFMVANTDAQALKANPAPVKIQIGGKLTKGLGAGADPNVGRQAALEDTDALIQALSGADMVFVTTGLGGGTGTGAAPVIASLATELGALTIAVVTKPFKFEGKKRFRQAEAGLDALRDAVDTVITIPNERLLAVIDRNTSMLDAFVTADDVLRQAIQGISDLILVPGLINLDFADVKTIMSGMGVAMMGTAMAEGPTRAVDAANRAISSPLLEDASVKGARGVIINVTGGPDMSLMEVNEALTIIQESAHEDANIIFGAVVDKALTNKVKITVIATGFDHVKTDRSTPANAPMQTPVDMSAYSSHLRVDIQPPIVQPRASIVRRPALELPMASARPVAVGQNGGDIPLADPAGPVGEFDLNLDLDVPAFLRRSEG
- the ftsA gene encoding cell division protein FtsA — encoded protein: MARQERYVVGLDIGTTKVCTVVGEMLEEGGVDVIGIGMAESKGLKRGVVVNLEAAVESIKKSIEEAELMAGVEVGSVHLAISGPHIKGFNSRGVVAVAGKNREVTRDDVRRAIDAARAVSLPAGREILHVLPQDFVVDEQEGIGAPVGLTGARLEVNVHIITGSQTATQNLVACVNRAGVEVIDTVIGQLAASETVLTPDEKELGVAVVDIGGGTADLAIFERGSLWHTAVIAVGGDHFTNDIAVGLRTPIPDAEKVKRRAGCALSSMVEEDETIEVASVGGRRPRVMARRILSDILQPRAEEMFHLIWDEISKAGYEKSLNSGLVLTGGGAQLEGMSEIAEQIFDLPIRRGSPAGVGGLADHVSNPSFATAVGLVLYAARHRGPAGSTSGGGALTRVMGRLRTVFKEFF
- the pgeF gene encoding peptidoglycan editing factor PgeF, with amino-acid sequence MRRRLGDSMNLPVPDPAFRWTAEPWGPALRCAPLEAIAQHAFTSRQLQLPADDRWAAAAASVGGWREQVRRVKQVHGSVVRVLQRGDMRDAGPGARPDGDAIVSNEAGLVLAVMVADCVPILVADRSSGAAGAIHAGWRGTCARVGPAAVEAMRLRFGTEPSDLVAAIGPSIGPDDYAVGEALIESFQKAGHAAGDLARWFIRRDSQLRLDLWSANRDQLIDAGLQPEQIFTCGLSTLAHTDVFDSFRSEGERAGRMAALVVVPKQAIG